One genomic segment of Cerasicoccus sp. TK19100 includes these proteins:
- a CDS encoding MFS transporter codes for MGLPSPQPTRTHIVAGAIGNVLEWFDFAAYGFFAAVIGRQFFPGASESASLLAAFGVFASGFLARPVGAAFFGHLGDRKGREVVLRWSVILMGLSTFCLGALPNYATIGVAAPILLTVLRLVQGFSVGGEFTGSIIYLVEHASPRRRGFIGVWAFLGAFGGMLLGSTTGAVINSLLTPEQVDQWGWRIPFLGGVVIMAAAAFFRRQLKPRNAPKPCQASPLIMAVKTEWRTMLQIMGMFLLGSSGFYMLFIYMTTYLHTEFGMAEGRALEINSISMLALILFSLGMAWLSDRIGRKPVLLFSSIGCLLFAYPLFVLVQMKQPLYTQLAQLCFAFFLSGSIGACTAVMVETTRQTYRCSAISLAYNITLAIFGGTTPMVATWLISESGNALEPAFYLMALSAITAVSVFFLPETFRIELDRETR; via the coding sequence GTGGGTTTGCCATCTCCCCAACCAACCAGAACGCACATTGTCGCTGGTGCCATAGGTAATGTGCTCGAGTGGTTCGACTTCGCCGCATATGGATTTTTTGCCGCGGTGATTGGTCGTCAGTTCTTTCCTGGTGCGAGCGAATCGGCTTCGCTTTTAGCAGCGTTTGGCGTGTTTGCTTCCGGCTTTTTGGCGCGTCCGGTGGGGGCTGCGTTTTTTGGGCATCTGGGGGACCGAAAGGGACGCGAGGTGGTGCTGCGCTGGTCGGTGATTTTGATGGGGCTCTCGACTTTTTGTCTGGGTGCCTTGCCCAACTACGCGACGATTGGCGTGGCGGCACCCATCCTCTTAACCGTGCTGCGCTTAGTGCAGGGCTTCTCGGTGGGCGGGGAATTTACCGGTTCGATTATTTATCTGGTCGAGCATGCTTCGCCCCGCCGCCGTGGCTTCATCGGGGTGTGGGCCTTCCTTGGGGCATTTGGCGGCATGCTGTTGGGATCGACGACCGGCGCAGTGATCAACAGCCTGTTGACGCCTGAGCAGGTGGACCAATGGGGCTGGCGGATTCCGTTTCTGGGCGGCGTGGTGATCATGGCAGCGGCGGCTTTTTTCCGGCGTCAACTCAAGCCCCGTAATGCCCCGAAGCCATGCCAGGCTTCGCCCCTCATAATGGCGGTAAAGACGGAGTGGCGCACGATGCTGCAGATCATGGGGATGTTTCTGCTAGGCAGTTCGGGCTTCTACATGTTGTTCATTTATATGACCACCTACCTGCATACGGAGTTCGGCATGGCTGAGGGCAGGGCGCTGGAAATTAACTCCATCTCCATGCTGGCGCTCATATTATTCTCGCTGGGGATGGCGTGGCTCAGTGACCGAATTGGGCGTAAGCCAGTGCTGCTGTTTTCCTCGATTGGCTGTCTGTTGTTTGCCTATCCGCTCTTTGTACTCGTCCAGATGAAGCAGCCGCTTTACACGCAGCTTGCGCAATTATGTTTTGCATTCTTCCTAAGCGGCTCGATTGGTGCCTGCACCGCAGTCATGGTGGAGACCACGCGGCAGACGTATCGGTGTTCGGCAATTTCGCTCGCGTATAATATTACCCTGGCGATCTTTGGTGGGACGACTCCCATGGTGGCCACTTGGCTAATTTCGGAATCCGGCAATGCGCTGGAGCCGGCGTTTTACCTGATGGCCTTATCTGCGATCACGGCAGTGTCGGTGTTCTTTTTGCCGGAAACCTTTCGCATCGAGCTGGACCGAGAGACTCGCTAG
- a CDS encoding nitroreductase family protein yields MQSADKVAALDEIIRQRRTLKVLANEPLPETTPRELVNEIIAAGAWAPFHKPSSTEHRSQMSSFVPWRAYALDAGACHRLRQKLINVGDDTKIVQMLAAATALIQVTWLPNPPKGATDAPFEATLENMEHIAAASAAIQNMLLAATARSFESYWSSGGALRETQVFDWLAIPQKEILLGAIFLFPTDADGVETATGKLREKRGPIESWAKWLT; encoded by the coding sequence ATGCAATCTGCTGATAAAGTTGCCGCGCTCGATGAAATCATCCGCCAACGACGCACCCTGAAAGTGCTCGCCAATGAACCACTTCCCGAGACCACACCACGCGAATTGGTTAATGAAATCATCGCCGCCGGTGCGTGGGCACCGTTTCATAAGCCAAGCTCCACAGAGCACCGCTCACAGATGAGCTCTTTTGTGCCTTGGCGCGCATATGCACTCGACGCTGGAGCGTGCCACCGCCTCCGCCAAAAACTCATCAACGTAGGTGACGATACCAAGATCGTGCAGATGCTTGCCGCAGCAACGGCGCTAATCCAAGTAACCTGGTTGCCCAATCCGCCCAAGGGGGCAACAGACGCCCCATTCGAGGCCACCCTGGAGAACATGGAGCACATCGCCGCCGCATCGGCCGCGATCCAAAACATGTTACTCGCCGCGACAGCCCGCAGTTTCGAGAGCTACTGGTCCAGCGGTGGCGCGTTACGCGAAACACAGGTCTTTGACTGGCTCGCCATTCCGCAGAAGGAAATTCTCCTCGGTGCGATCTTTCTTTTCCCCACCGACGCCGACGGCGTGGAAACCGCCACAGGCAAACTTCGTGAAAAACGCGGGCCCATCGAATCCTGGGCCAAGTGGTTAACCTAG
- a CDS encoding mechanosensitive ion channel family protein produces MKSLLILLLALLATFPLVAQEDGHGVHDKFNLARISSPQRTWESLIHLTDIYCEVIKTEGYTSENEERLYSLENQITKLFDLRQIAPSVRETTAIEAAVYLREILSRFEPYPFDELPTRGEAFAEMKSGAPPMWSINDTDIVIVFVDEGPFVGSFQFSERTLEYADEMYAVVKSMDYRDEKIAGFYEAYFMTPGPLIPSSWIRALPKWMLVSVANQSIWQWICLVIGFAFLILIILLLFNVLLKLSANWLPPFRGVFRLLLPLLATWLTAMLVEFLDDHIFITGNVLAGLYYIDETVELISLMAAVLIFGNMLVGIIAQRQKKNPVTIDTQLIRFAIRILSMLLSVLVLIQGLSRMGVPLATVLTGAGVTGLAIALAAQESLRNIFGSMMILLDKPFKVGQRIVVRGQDGVVEEIGLRSTRIRLLNGHVASLPNEIVANTDVVNIGERPFIRRLFNVRIAYGTPPEKIDEAQAIIEDVLAVKEVDGVKQNESINAADYPPRVFFNDLKDDALNIMVIYWHFPPDYWAFMAQVGKINRELVRRFNEAGIEFAMPTHTVHLAGETGQEVALDPETGTPEAPAG; encoded by the coding sequence GTGAAAAGCTTATTGATACTGCTACTCGCGCTCTTGGCGACTTTTCCGCTGGTGGCGCAGGAAGATGGGCACGGGGTGCACGATAAATTTAACCTCGCTCGGATATCGAGTCCGCAGCGCACTTGGGAATCGTTGATTCACCTGACGGATATCTACTGCGAAGTCATCAAAACGGAGGGCTACACGTCGGAGAATGAGGAGCGTTTGTATAGTTTGGAAAACCAAATTACCAAGCTCTTTGACTTGCGTCAGATCGCACCCTCGGTCCGGGAAACGACGGCCATCGAAGCTGCGGTTTACCTGCGGGAAATTCTCTCGCGCTTTGAGCCTTATCCATTCGATGAACTGCCGACGCGCGGTGAAGCTTTTGCTGAAATGAAGTCCGGCGCGCCGCCGATGTGGTCGATTAACGATACGGACATCGTCATCGTCTTTGTCGATGAAGGGCCGTTCGTGGGGAGCTTCCAGTTTAGCGAACGTACCCTGGAATACGCCGATGAAATGTACGCCGTCGTCAAGTCAATGGACTATCGTGACGAGAAAATTGCCGGATTTTACGAAGCGTATTTTATGACGCCGGGTCCGTTGATTCCAAGCTCTTGGATTCGGGCTCTGCCCAAGTGGATGCTCGTGAGCGTCGCCAACCAGAGCATCTGGCAATGGATATGCCTGGTCATCGGATTCGCCTTTCTGATTTTGATCATCCTGCTGTTGTTCAACGTGCTGCTTAAGCTAAGCGCCAATTGGCTGCCGCCTTTCCGTGGGGTGTTTCGACTGCTCTTACCGCTCTTGGCCACTTGGCTGACGGCCATGCTGGTTGAGTTCCTGGACGATCACATCTTCATCACCGGCAATGTGCTGGCCGGTCTCTATTACATCGATGAAACCGTCGAGCTCATATCGCTCATGGCAGCAGTGCTCATCTTCGGCAACATGCTAGTTGGCATCATTGCACAACGGCAAAAGAAGAACCCGGTGACGATCGATACGCAACTGATTCGCTTTGCGATTCGAATACTTTCCATGCTCTTATCGGTGCTCGTGTTGATCCAGGGGCTTTCGCGAATGGGCGTTCCGCTGGCCACTGTGCTGACCGGCGCGGGTGTCACCGGTTTGGCCATTGCGCTCGCCGCGCAGGAATCACTGCGAAACATTTTTGGCAGTATGATGATCCTGCTCGATAAACCGTTTAAAGTCGGCCAGCGCATTGTCGTTCGTGGGCAGGATGGCGTGGTAGAAGAGATTGGTTTACGCTCCACACGCATTCGTCTGCTGAACGGTCACGTGGCAAGTCTTCCCAACGAAATCGTCGCCAACACCGACGTCGTCAACATCGGTGAGCGGCCCTTTATTCGTCGCTTGTTTAATGTGCGCATCGCCTACGGCACGCCGCCGGAGAAAATCGACGAAGCGCAAGCCATCATTGAGGATGTGCTGGCGGTGAAAGAAGTCGACGGTGTGAAGCAGAATGAGTCGATCAACGCCGCGGACTATCCACCGCGCGTTTTCTTCAATGACCTCAAGGACGACGCCCTGAACATCATGGTCATCTATTGGCATTTTCCACCGGATTACTGGGCCTTCATGGCGCAGGTGGGCAAGATCAACCGCGAGTTGGTGCGACGCTTTAACGAGGCGGGCATTGAGTTTGCGATGCCGACGCATACGGTTCATCTGGCCGGTGAAACCGGGCAGGAGGTCGCGCTAGATCCCGAGACCGGGACGCCGGAAGCACCGGCCGGTTAA
- a CDS encoding ABC transporter ATP-binding protein — protein sequence MSEAPPANNQPVLRAEELHRFLGEDESRVHVLRGVNLALQPATTYSVVGQSGCGKSTMLYLLGLLDRQDKGKIWIRGELMSDASDAERTAARSRHIGFVFQFHFLLPEFSAAENVMLPMRKLAVRTPDEMRERAEYLLGLVGLGEKVDRLATHLSGGEQQRVAIARSLANDPALLLADEPTGNLDAKNSDMIFNLLQRLSKETGQAILMVTHNTELATKTDACLRMQDGQFID from the coding sequence ATGTCCGAAGCACCGCCAGCCAACAACCAACCCGTACTCCGCGCCGAGGAGCTGCACCGCTTTTTGGGCGAAGACGAATCGCGGGTGCATGTGCTGCGCGGCGTAAACCTGGCGTTGCAGCCGGCCACGACTTATTCCGTGGTCGGGCAGTCTGGCTGTGGCAAGAGCACGATGCTGTATTTGCTGGGCCTGCTCGACCGGCAGGACAAAGGCAAGATTTGGATTCGCGGCGAACTGATGTCCGACGCTTCCGATGCCGAGCGCACCGCCGCACGCAGTCGCCACATCGGCTTTGTATTCCAGTTTCACTTTTTGCTGCCGGAATTTAGCGCCGCAGAAAACGTCATGCTGCCCATGCGCAAGCTGGCAGTCCGCACACCAGATGAGATGCGCGAACGCGCGGAATACCTGCTAGGTCTGGTTGGTCTGGGCGAGAAAGTCGACCGCCTGGCCACTCACCTTTCCGGTGGTGAGCAGCAACGCGTCGCGATCGCACGCTCGCTGGCGAACGACCCTGCCCTACTCCTTGCCGACGAACCCACAGGCAACCTCGACGCGAAGAACTCCGACATGATTTTCAATCTCCTTCAGCGCCTGAGCAAAGAGACTGGCCAGGCTATTCTAATGGTTACCCACAACACCGAACTCGCCACAAAAACCGACGCCTGCCTGCGCATGCAGGATGGCCAGTTCATTGATTAA
- a CDS encoding ABC transporter permease — protein sequence MSPNFAIAFRFIVSRKRSMFMSLAGIVFGVGFFIVTQAQTSGFEQFYIDTIVGADSPIRIEDRFQHIDLSIQAADKDGKQSGFIAETDPSRKFIRGIEYPDKLRIAVEEFSDVTAVSEVLKGEARAISKSSEQIARVLGIRVKDHLQVTDLDRQMLWGSLDDFSFNPSAVLLGRKFAERMHVEVGDYILFEYAGDTRRYKVAGIFETGIEQIDKQRVFMHIGETRALFKKPFGEAIFQIGVRDPNQADRVAERLEETLQHNVIPWQEREKSWLQVFNVLRISSAITVSTIILISGLGMFNTLAMLVMEKTREIAILRSIGYTRQDISRIFLWQGFLVLIAGTICGWAFGAFVTFAISKLPIKIRGIFTADSFIVNWDINHYLWAAVVAAITVMIASYIPARRAAALEPGSIIRGTSM from the coding sequence GTGAGCCCCAATTTCGCCATCGCGTTTCGATTCATTGTCTCCCGCAAGCGCTCCATGTTCATGAGCTTAGCGGGCATTGTTTTCGGCGTGGGTTTCTTTATCGTCACCCAGGCGCAAACCAGTGGCTTCGAGCAATTTTATATCGATACGATTGTTGGTGCCGACAGCCCGATCCGCATCGAAGACCGCTTCCAACACATCGATCTTTCCATCCAAGCCGCGGACAAAGATGGCAAGCAAAGTGGCTTCATCGCTGAAACGGACCCCAGCCGAAAATTCATCCGCGGCATCGAATACCCCGATAAACTGCGCATCGCGGTGGAGGAGTTTTCCGACGTGACTGCGGTGTCCGAAGTGCTCAAAGGCGAAGCGCGCGCCATCAGCAAAAGCAGCGAACAAATTGCCCGGGTGCTTGGCATCCGGGTGAAGGACCACCTACAGGTTACCGACCTCGACCGCCAAATGCTGTGGGGCAGTCTCGACGACTTTAGCTTTAACCCGAGCGCGGTGCTGCTGGGCCGCAAGTTTGCCGAGCGCATGCACGTGGAAGTTGGCGACTACATTCTTTTTGAATACGCGGGCGACACCCGCCGCTACAAGGTTGCCGGTATCTTCGAGACCGGCATCGAGCAGATCGACAAGCAGCGCGTTTTCATGCACATCGGCGAAACCCGGGCCTTGTTCAAAAAGCCTTTTGGCGAGGCCATTTTTCAGATCGGCGTGCGTGACCCCAACCAGGCAGACCGCGTCGCCGAGCGCCTTGAGGAGACACTTCAGCACAACGTAATCCCTTGGCAAGAGCGCGAGAAATCCTGGCTGCAGGTGTTCAATGTCCTGCGCATTTCCTCGGCTATAACGGTCTCCACCATCATCCTGATTTCCGGCCTTGGCATGTTCAACACACTGGCGATGCTGGTGATGGAGAAGACCCGGGAGATCGCGATCCTGCGCTCCATCGGCTACACGCGACAAGACATATCACGCATATTTCTGTGGCAGGGCTTCCTGGTGCTTATCGCGGGCACGATATGTGGTTGGGCCTTTGGCGCATTCGTCACCTTTGCCATCTCGAAGCTGCCTATCAAAATTCGCGGCATCTTCACCGCCGACTCCTTTATCGTCAACTGGGACATCAACCACTACCTGTGGGCCGCTGTCGTGGCGGCGATCACCGTCATGATCGCGAGCTACATTCCCGCCCGCCGCGCCGCCGCCCTGGAGCCCGGCAGTATCATTCGCGGAACCAGCATGTAA
- a CDS encoding efflux RND transporter periplasmic adaptor subunit — MKSLWKILVILIVVGAIVAFTMVSSRTQVKAVPVQRGTALDAISGNVSVEAALDIELKNREPGLIVESAYDPSLGGVPVRADQVVFKQDTRDLDFKIENIKLELETVKQRIANGSPLEPDLETAKQELEESKRLSDIGQFPKSELIKLERSVTKLERQVRQQYIDWEASERSLTQQVRQLEERRSDMEIRAPIDGLLINAQVFPGDYVEGPTVLGRILSNQKLVRISISEEDYPGIRPGQPVSLKLLGVGSKLFTGEVTQLLPTSNAETKRRDIFVNLTNAEDGDLVDGMTGESSVTKASRDNTLIIPRRALLGNIVYVVNGELVEERIVETGFIGLVQAEITGGLQEGDQVVVEDPRELRHGDKVEVIE; from the coding sequence ATGAAAAGCCTCTGGAAAATACTTGTTATCCTGATCGTGGTCGGTGCCATCGTGGCGTTCACCATGGTCAGCTCCCGCACGCAGGTGAAGGCGGTGCCCGTCCAACGCGGCACAGCGCTGGATGCGATTTCCGGTAACGTCAGCGTGGAAGCAGCGCTCGATATTGAGCTGAAAAACCGCGAACCGGGTCTCATTGTCGAGTCGGCCTACGATCCTAGTTTGGGTGGCGTGCCCGTGCGTGCCGATCAGGTGGTCTTCAAGCAAGACACCCGCGACCTCGATTTTAAAATCGAGAACATCAAGCTGGAGCTGGAAACCGTCAAACAGCGCATTGCTAACGGCTCACCGCTCGAGCCCGACCTGGAGACCGCCAAGCAAGAGCTTGAAGAAAGCAAACGCCTCTCCGACATCGGGCAATTCCCGAAATCCGAGCTCATTAAGCTGGAGCGTTCGGTGACCAAGCTGGAGCGCCAAGTCCGCCAGCAATACATTGACTGGGAGGCATCCGAGCGATCGCTCACCCAACAAGTGCGCCAACTCGAAGAGCGACGCAGCGACATGGAGATCCGCGCACCCATCGACGGCCTGCTGATCAATGCTCAGGTTTTCCCCGGAGACTACGTGGAAGGGCCCACCGTGCTGGGGCGCATTCTGAGTAATCAAAAGCTGGTCCGTATTAGCATCAGCGAGGAGGACTATCCAGGCATTCGCCCCGGCCAACCCGTATCGCTCAAGCTACTCGGCGTCGGCAGCAAACTCTTTACCGGCGAAGTCACCCAGCTCCTGCCAACGTCGAACGCCGAGACCAAGCGCCGCGACATTTTCGTGAACCTGACCAACGCCGAAGACGGGGACCTGGTCGATGGCATGACCGGTGAATCCTCCGTTACCAAGGCCAGCCGCGACAACACCTTGATCATCCCCCGCCGCGCACTGCTGGGCAACATTGTGTATGTCGTCAATGGCGAGCTCGTGGAAGAGCGCATCGTCGAAACCGGTTTCATTGGCCTGGTGCAGGCAGAGATCACCGGCGGCCTCCAGGAGGGCGATCAAGTGGTAGTCGAAGATCCCAGAGAGCTCCGGCATGGCGATAAAGTGGAAGTCATCGAGTAA
- a CDS encoding TolC family protein, with protein sequence MFGSPLTHQLLRVLSAMALLLAGPMIQAEEPLHLPETVFPELESILKQMEDESPEMLIHRARVQAAEANEKAQLSPKWPKIHLNLQMTNRSEFRDSNPTYQNTTQPFGIARLEQDLYHWGALDAQRDIGQFQKAISENNYAETYRLLTLRVRTLYLRLLFTREQIAYYRAESERYMQSLERSEQQAESGRITQDQLENDHLALEEANIQLERTTSEAEMLEEDLRLATGWQGPIDGPTQGLLQRFTELEQEEASMAAEVISSSAPPSLAYKNKEQELKIAEAQYVRIRAQNMPLLDFVTEAYQDQIASQGQDNIDRTVVAVYLRVNWNIFDGFKTKWDKIQSKAQQRALKLQAEHIAQKDKLEVDRLRRDRKLIERDINLWERRVALSENQVKRVQAEREKNTATESDLIAAENTLLADRLTLVNYRLSLFTNSTELLSIFGDDPFGAPKHSLEEPVQDVYDEDFYW encoded by the coding sequence ATGTTCGGTTCACCACTCACCCACCAATTGTTGCGCGTCTTGAGCGCGATGGCCCTGCTGCTGGCCGGGCCGATGATTCAGGCAGAAGAGCCACTGCATCTGCCGGAAACGGTTTTCCCGGAGCTGGAATCCATCCTCAAACAGATGGAAGACGAGTCCCCGGAAATGCTGATCCACCGCGCCCGCGTGCAGGCTGCCGAAGCCAACGAAAAAGCCCAGCTGTCGCCCAAGTGGCCGAAGATTCACCTGAATCTGCAAATGACCAATCGCAGTGAATTCCGCGACAGCAACCCAACTTACCAGAACACCACGCAGCCCTTTGGCATCGCGCGTTTGGAGCAGGACCTCTACCACTGGGGCGCACTCGACGCCCAGCGCGACATTGGGCAATTTCAAAAGGCCATTTCGGAAAATAACTACGCCGAAACTTACCGGCTACTGACCCTCCGTGTCCGCACGCTTTACCTGCGCCTGCTCTTTACCCGTGAGCAAATCGCCTACTACCGCGCCGAGAGCGAGCGCTACATGCAGTCCCTCGAACGCAGCGAGCAGCAGGCGGAATCGGGTCGCATCACCCAGGACCAACTGGAAAACGACCACCTGGCCCTCGAAGAGGCCAACATCCAATTGGAGCGCACCACCAGCGAAGCCGAAATGCTCGAAGAAGACCTTCGCCTGGCCACTGGTTGGCAAGGCCCCATCGATGGCCCCACTCAAGGCCTGCTCCAGCGGTTCACTGAGCTGGAGCAAGAAGAGGCCTCCATGGCCGCTGAAGTTATCTCCAGCTCGGCTCCCCCCTCGCTCGCTTACAAGAACAAGGAGCAGGAATTAAAAATTGCCGAAGCCCAATACGTACGCATCCGCGCCCAGAACATGCCTTTGCTCGACTTCGTTACTGAGGCCTACCAAGACCAGATTGCCTCCCAGGGCCAGGACAACATCGACCGCACCGTGGTCGCAGTTTACCTGCGCGTAAACTGGAATATCTTCGACGGTTTCAAAACCAAGTGGGACAAGATCCAATCCAAGGCCCAGCAACGCGCACTCAAGCTGCAAGCCGAGCACATCGCCCAAAAGGATAAGCTCGAGGTCGATCGCCTGAGGCGCGATCGTAAGCTGATCGAGCGCGATATCAACTTGTGGGAGCGCCGTGTGGCACTAAGCGAAAACCAGGTAAAGCGCGTGCAAGCCGAGCGCGAGAAAAACACCGCGACCGAGAGCGATCTCATTGCCGCCGAGAACACCCTGCTCGCCGACCGGCTAACGCTGGTTAACTACCGCCTGAGCCTGTTCACGAATTCGACTGAGTTGCTCTCAATCTTTGGCGATGATCCATTCGGTGCGCCGAAACATTCGCTCGAAGAACCAGTCCAAGACGTTTACGACGAAGACTTTTACTGGTAA
- a CDS encoding 16S rRNA (uracil(1498)-N(3))-methyltransferase has translation MAEPVIYRFAAHRFRAIVGAVNLILFNSAHEASEISANDPRARHIREVIRLGVGDPVYVGVVNGPRGLGKIIADSDAGLTLAIDWEPELPIQHPVRLLVGVPRPQTARRVLFDAACLGVTGIDFFQAEKGEPSYAKSKLWSTDEWRERLWQGAEQGFATQLPEVRHFGKLTDALEEIETPGRAALDVYEGVGPLSSLDLPEQPTTLAIGAERGWSACERDQLRGAGFQLAGLGERVLRTESACIAGVSVLLAKWGRM, from the coding sequence GTGGCCGAGCCCGTGATTTATAGATTTGCCGCTCACCGATTCCGCGCAATCGTTGGCGCGGTGAATCTGATTCTTTTCAACTCTGCCCACGAGGCCAGTGAGATTTCTGCCAACGATCCGCGGGCGCGGCACATTCGCGAGGTCATCCGGTTGGGGGTGGGCGACCCGGTTTACGTCGGCGTGGTGAACGGTCCACGCGGGTTGGGAAAAATCATCGCCGATAGCGATGCGGGCCTCACTTTGGCTATCGATTGGGAGCCGGAACTGCCGATCCAGCATCCCGTTCGGTTATTGGTGGGTGTTCCGCGCCCGCAGACTGCACGGCGGGTGCTCTTTGATGCGGCTTGCCTCGGCGTGACGGGCATTGATTTCTTTCAAGCCGAAAAGGGCGAGCCCTCCTACGCCAAGAGCAAACTGTGGTCTACCGACGAATGGCGCGAACGGCTCTGGCAGGGCGCTGAGCAGGGTTTTGCCACGCAGTTGCCCGAAGTGCGGCATTTCGGAAAATTAACCGACGCGCTGGAGGAAATTGAAACACCGGGGCGGGCGGCCTTGGACGTCTATGAAGGCGTCGGTCCGCTGTCCTCCTTGGATTTGCCAGAGCAGCCAACTACGCTGGCCATCGGCGCGGAGCGGGGTTGGTCGGCTTGTGAGCGGGATCAACTGCGCGGGGCTGGTTTTCAGCTGGCGGGCCTCGGCGAGCGAGTCTTGCGCACTGAGAGTGCGTGCATTGCCGGAGTTTCCGTGCTTTTGGCGAAATGGGGCCGCATGTGA
- a CDS encoding glycosyltransferase family 2 protein → MKLSVVIPCYNERSTIETVVAAVNASVIEDKEIIVVDDCSNDGTRDILKEKIEPVVSKVVYHEVNQGKGAALRTGFKSATGDIVIIQDADLEYDPKEYPKLLQPILDGKADVVYGSRFAGGESHRVVYFWHMMGNEFLTFLSNMFTNINLTDMETCYKVFKKEIIDQIEVEENRFGFEPEITAKVARMKVRIFEVGISYYGRTYEEGKKIGYKDGFRAIYAILKYNLFK, encoded by the coding sequence ATGAAACTCAGCGTTGTGATTCCCTGCTACAACGAGCGCAGCACGATTGAGACCGTGGTGGCCGCTGTGAATGCCTCCGTCATTGAAGACAAGGAAATCATCGTCGTCGATGACTGCTCCAACGACGGGACACGCGACATCCTCAAGGAGAAGATCGAGCCTGTCGTGAGCAAGGTCGTCTACCACGAGGTTAACCAGGGGAAGGGAGCCGCGCTGCGCACGGGGTTTAAATCGGCAACGGGCGACATCGTGATCATCCAGGATGCCGACCTGGAGTATGATCCCAAGGAGTATCCCAAGCTGCTTCAGCCAATTCTCGATGGCAAAGCGGACGTTGTGTATGGCTCGCGCTTTGCTGGCGGCGAGTCTCACCGCGTGGTTTATTTCTGGCACATGATGGGCAACGAGTTCCTGACGTTTCTCTCCAACATGTTCACCAACATCAACCTCACCGATATGGAGACCTGCTACAAGGTTTTCAAAAAGGAGATCATCGACCAGATCGAGGTGGAGGAAAACCGTTTCGGCTTCGAGCCGGAGATTACGGCCAAGGTCGCCCGGATGAAAGTGCGGATCTTCGAGGTCGGCATTTCCTACTACGGCCGCACCTACGAAGAGGGCAAAAAAATCGGCTACAAGGACGGCTTCCGGGCTATTTACGCGATCTTGAAATACAATCTCTTCAAGTAG
- a CDS encoding GNAT family N-acetyltransferase yields the protein MTTQSSDLTWVCDDAAIDWHELSELYRIAPLGEKPSATLKLVFGNSRYKCFVFRDGKIIAVGRALADGADCSYICDVAVHPDCQGEGLGKRIIEKLVELSRDHKKIILYANPGAEPFYKKLGFLPMNTAMAIFSNQAEAVQKGILNGSTAKPT from the coding sequence ATGACCACGCAGAGCAGCGATCTTACCTGGGTATGCGATGACGCAGCCATCGACTGGCACGAGCTATCGGAGCTGTATCGCATTGCCCCCTTGGGCGAGAAGCCATCGGCAACGCTCAAGTTGGTCTTTGGCAACAGTCGCTATAAATGCTTTGTTTTCCGCGATGGAAAAATCATTGCTGTGGGCCGCGCCTTGGCCGATGGCGCCGACTGCTCCTACATATGCGATGTGGCCGTCCACCCCGATTGCCAAGGCGAAGGCCTCGGCAAACGCATTATCGAAAAACTCGTGGAGCTCTCCCGCGACCATAAGAAAATCATCCTCTACGCCAACCCGGGCGCGGAGCCCTTTTACAAGAAACTCGGCTTCCTGCCGATGAACACCGCCATGGCAATCTTTAGCAATCAAGCCGAAGCGGTCCAAAAGGGAATACTCAACGGATCGACTGCTAAACCTACTTGA